One stretch of Chryseobacterium fluminis DNA includes these proteins:
- a CDS encoding RHS repeat-associated core domain-containing protein translates to MRLFSSFILSLCAVMGFSQTILYQAENSSRTVQDPQAVVLAQGFKASGSVSNPFVGKIGPATENPGGGPTDSNAGVNNPSGTNAPSGQSFYDTKGSLGVTGSGQLQYTLSVALPPGVKSVAPQIDLAYTSGSGNGIAGYGWNLSGITAITRMGKSVEVDGEAKGLQLDYSDYYSFNGQRLILKSGEYGKDAEYITARYSNMKIKSIGTAQGSTSQPMYFQVTFEDGSQAWYGDIQSDNPQLNTFNGRTSLEYNLVKWKDAQGNYISYSYEYTTGQMQESVSRISSVQWGGNEALNKPHFNRIDFNYTDRNLVEESYVAGYKFVQNKLLTDITVKSNGNPYRKYIIDYVQNGTNYKFVNKITEYNSQGEAANPVVFTYPNLVPASVDYYGVLPYNSDSFENVRLTGDFNGDSYLDFVMSNGVVKLGAFNDAYQDVSTGKVFNAEAKIVNVLLDEDGQVYNGNGIVQYESGKVVGYIFRNNGFVKVFEKALSQTPCTSCNVSLNEGDINGDGISDVFITLSPQSGFGIVDKYIVDLKNSSIPVSTYSVLRGFNESDYPNQRYLDVDGDGKIDIIDVSNTAYTVFEFVKTSPTQYVKKIKYSGNLAETKDSDYPVLFGDFNGDGNLDFTIPVTANQGADNWRFYMGMENGFQNVLKQNFLKYRKPTQPSNLSLIDHHFYSISDINKDGKSDIVFIHSKNKVGAVNNSGNALWRSLQYDVNTLQANGGTDFIPGLSSASPSYSVGGGEYGLFQPMTNPIKSNNNYYDIFVFKNTRVHKYKAQTSLAELSRVKSITQAGITTIIDYKELNPDINPSFYAKVKKEYYPYFSLIRADNSYAVSQLLQGNRKQDFRYRGMTTHMQGRGVIGYHQTARSSWYAEGYENTKIWSGIEINPFLDAAPEKEWSIKTNDESKIFPADISVNNTQLLSFKSTVHQKDQLINGSLVTTVTDADKPKVVTVIIPKSTVEKNFLTGTVTTGTITYGDYYLPIQSTSNVNNGYGTANSTFEYVHNPSGTGADYYIGRPKSKTDIVQAYGDTKSAKKEYTYENNLLKTLKNWNRINSEYLQETYFYDDFGNVIQEVTSNNVDSQIHTAFSEYDTKGRFVLKSIDNLGLETNIEYNDFGQIKKTTDPSGNSKINTYDIWGKLISVKSNLSGTTKYQYEKDNSSNIISTQYHPDGNITKIYTNRLGQEFKVSTKSFGQGQFVSKEIQYDLLGRKINESESYFEGQAATQWNTINYDDSIYPAKVTATSSSGKQIETIVSGLTTTVKELNGYNRITSKTSDALGNMISSADKGGTILFSYNAAGEQIRAQYAENIVTTKYDAWGRKSELNDPSNGLYKYEYDIFGQPKKIISPKGTKEYIYNNLGKLITQKEISTSDAGLATNKIISYTYDNKGRIISKGGTSKGKAYSSNISYDSQGRLLSASESSNGKFFIQKGITYDDKGRVISYEKQLFSSGMLTKIQIENIYDAWNGELYQVKDKVTGRILWELQETNAKGKIVRSKLGSANVTNTYDNNGFLTNVNHSSAVKPGILQLSYSFDAIKNELKSRTTGGDFNIVESFDYDDNNRLVNWTNPVTGVKPSLNRNVYDIKGRIIENDQVGTMKYENSAKIYQPTGMTLNATGTQNYNNDLIQNITYNENNDPVFIDGMKGDVAFQYGLTAMRQRVTYGGNFTDDTDGKFTKYYNEDGSFEVQVNNTTGKEKHILYIGGSPYESNIVFLRNFDEANGSYKFLHKDYIGSILAISDESGNKLEQRHFDAWGNFTHLQIGNGAIITDKNTIDNTALLLDRGYTSHEHFTEVGIIHMNGRLYDPLLRRFLNADENIQEPFNTQNYNKYGYVLNNPLIFSDPTGEFFFLAPVIAWVVVNAAAIGTGALIGAALSVAMYTIQATINNNWTLGGFAKAIVTGAVTGAVSAGAGQIFSAGTFIATVGNGAVSGAASGGVMALINGDNFLKGLVKGAVIGGAVAAVSYTVNFLCSAKTEKIKESDLDLSDSQSSTEIANTTTSTDPDVLNDRIKTFRKNNYSDEQIKRYGVAADKLDESSINNTGQYMDGGFIAETRLNFNFIKNTSDITYSARAANNSYLLGKTMAHETAHAYVNKITRLIPGSGNRIGSGLKEGRLDTVEHIAIKKLENTYYNLNLPGMDMGKLNIIPLKEIDKVIKGLSPTMQAQVQSWTEKLFEVFNRKVTYQGLTW, encoded by the coding sequence ATGAGATTATTTTCATCATTTATACTGTCCTTGTGTGCAGTCATGGGCTTTTCGCAGACCATCCTTTACCAAGCAGAAAACAGCTCTCGCACAGTTCAGGATCCGCAGGCAGTGGTATTAGCGCAGGGATTCAAGGCATCAGGGAGTGTTTCAAATCCTTTTGTAGGTAAGATTGGTCCTGCTACGGAAAACCCGGGAGGAGGGCCGACAGATTCTAATGCAGGAGTGAATAATCCATCAGGGACAAATGCTCCTTCAGGACAAAGCTTTTATGATACCAAAGGGAGTCTTGGGGTTACCGGATCAGGGCAGTTACAATATACTTTATCAGTTGCCCTCCCTCCTGGCGTGAAGAGCGTCGCTCCTCAAATTGATCTTGCTTATACCAGTGGTTCAGGAAATGGAATTGCTGGGTACGGTTGGAATCTTTCAGGAATTACAGCGATTACAAGAATGGGGAAATCTGTAGAGGTCGATGGAGAAGCTAAAGGGCTGCAGCTGGATTATTCTGATTATTATAGTTTCAACGGACAAAGATTGATTTTAAAGTCGGGAGAATATGGAAAGGACGCTGAATATATTACGGCAAGATATTCCAATATGAAAATTAAATCAATTGGAACAGCGCAAGGGTCTACCTCCCAGCCAATGTATTTTCAGGTAACCTTTGAAGACGGTTCACAGGCTTGGTATGGGGATATTCAGTCTGATAATCCGCAATTAAATACGTTTAATGGTAGGACTTCGCTTGAATATAATCTCGTAAAATGGAAAGATGCCCAAGGAAACTACATCAGTTATTCTTATGAATATACTACTGGACAGATGCAGGAATCTGTGAGTAGAATATCTTCTGTACAATGGGGAGGAAATGAAGCGTTAAATAAACCTCATTTCAACAGAATAGATTTCAACTATACAGATAGAAATCTGGTTGAAGAATCTTACGTTGCCGGATATAAATTCGTTCAGAATAAACTTTTAACTGATATAACTGTAAAATCTAATGGTAATCCTTATAGAAAGTATATTATTGACTATGTGCAAAATGGCACGAATTATAAATTTGTAAATAAAATTACCGAATATAATTCTCAGGGAGAGGCTGCTAATCCCGTAGTATTTACCTATCCGAATTTAGTTCCGGCGAGTGTAGATTATTATGGTGTTTTGCCATATAATAGTGACTCTTTTGAAAATGTCAGGCTTACCGGCGACTTTAACGGGGATTCTTATCTAGACTTTGTCATGAGTAACGGTGTCGTAAAGCTTGGTGCTTTCAATGATGCTTATCAGGATGTCTCTACAGGTAAAGTTTTTAATGCTGAAGCCAAAATAGTGAATGTCCTGCTGGATGAAGACGGGCAGGTGTATAACGGAAACGGGATTGTTCAGTATGAAAGCGGTAAAGTAGTAGGTTATATTTTTAGAAACAATGGTTTTGTTAAGGTTTTTGAAAAAGCTCTCTCTCAGACACCCTGTACTTCATGTAATGTAAGCCTTAATGAAGGTGACATCAACGGAGATGGGATATCTGATGTTTTTATCACTTTGTCACCCCAATCCGGATTTGGTATTGTGGATAAATATATTGTAGATCTGAAAAATTCAAGTATTCCTGTTTCCACATACAGTGTACTTCGTGGATTTAACGAAAGTGATTATCCTAACCAAAGATATCTTGATGTTGATGGTGACGGAAAAATAGATATCATAGATGTTTCTAATACAGCTTATACCGTGTTTGAGTTTGTCAAGACATCTCCTACGCAATATGTGAAAAAAATCAAGTATTCCGGTAATCTGGCAGAGACAAAAGATTCGGATTACCCTGTGCTTTTCGGAGATTTTAATGGTGATGGGAATTTAGATTTCACCATTCCTGTGACAGCGAATCAGGGTGCTGATAACTGGAGGTTTTACATGGGAATGGAAAACGGTTTCCAGAACGTTTTAAAACAAAATTTTCTTAAATATAGAAAGCCTACGCAGCCATCAAATCTATCTCTGATTGATCATCACTTCTACTCCATTTCAGATATCAACAAAGACGGGAAGTCGGATATTGTTTTTATTCATTCTAAAAATAAGGTTGGTGCTGTAAATAACAGCGGAAATGCACTTTGGAGGAGCTTGCAATATGACGTAAATACATTACAGGCTAATGGAGGAACAGATTTTATTCCAGGCTTGAGTTCTGCAAGCCCGTCATACTCTGTGGGAGGTGGAGAATATGGATTATTTCAGCCTATGACAAATCCGATTAAATCTAATAATAATTACTATGATATCTTTGTTTTTAAAAATACCAGGGTACATAAGTATAAAGCACAGACTTCTTTAGCTGAATTATCAAGAGTTAAATCAATTACTCAGGCTGGGATTACAACAATAATTGATTACAAAGAATTGAATCCGGATATAAATCCGTCTTTTTATGCTAAAGTTAAAAAGGAATATTATCCGTATTTTTCATTAATCCGTGCAGATAATTCCTATGCTGTATCTCAGTTGCTACAAGGAAATAGAAAGCAAGATTTCAGATATAGAGGAATGACAACCCATATGCAGGGAAGAGGAGTCATAGGGTATCATCAAACTGCTCGTTCTTCCTGGTATGCAGAGGGATATGAAAATACGAAAATATGGTCTGGGATAGAGATCAATCCTTTTTTGGATGCGGCTCCTGAGAAAGAATGGTCAATAAAAACAAATGATGAAAGCAAAATTTTTCCGGCAGATATCTCAGTAAATAATACACAGCTACTTTCTTTTAAATCTACTGTTCATCAAAAAGATCAATTGATAAACGGAAGTTTAGTTACTACTGTAACTGATGCGGACAAGCCAAAAGTAGTAACAGTAATTATTCCTAAGAGTACTGTTGAAAAGAACTTTCTGACAGGAACAGTGACAACGGGTACTATAACCTATGGGGATTATTATCTTCCGATTCAAAGTACTTCTAATGTAAATAATGGATATGGAACCGCTAATTCTACATTTGAATATGTTCATAATCCATCAGGTACCGGTGCAGATTATTACATAGGTCGTCCAAAGTCTAAAACAGATATAGTACAGGCTTACGGAGATACAAAATCAGCGAAAAAAGAATACACCTATGAAAATAATCTTTTAAAGACCTTAAAAAATTGGAATAGGATTAATTCAGAATATCTACAGGAAACATATTTTTATGACGATTTTGGAAATGTTATTCAGGAAGTCACTTCAAATAATGTAGATAGTCAAATCCATACAGCTTTTTCGGAATATGATACAAAAGGGAGGTTTGTTTTAAAATCAATAGATAATTTAGGTTTAGAAACCAATATTGAATATAATGATTTTGGGCAAATAAAGAAGACAACGGATCCATCCGGTAATTCTAAAATCAATACATATGATATTTGGGGTAAACTGATCTCTGTTAAAAGTAATTTATCAGGCACTACCAAATATCAGTATGAAAAAGATAATTCTTCAAATATTATCTCCACACAATATCATCCTGACGGTAATATTACCAAAATATATACCAATAGATTAGGACAAGAATTTAAAGTATCCACAAAATCTTTTGGCCAGGGACAATTTGTTTCAAAAGAAATTCAGTACGATTTATTGGGAAGAAAGATTAATGAAAGTGAATCGTATTTTGAAGGCCAGGCAGCAACTCAATGGAATACTATAAATTATGATGATTCTATTTATCCTGCAAAAGTAACCGCAACTTCATCTAGTGGTAAGCAGATAGAAACAATTGTTTCCGGACTTACAACAACTGTTAAAGAACTTAACGGGTACAATAGGATAACATCAAAAACCTCGGATGCTTTAGGAAATATGATTTCCTCTGCTGATAAGGGGGGTACAATCCTGTTCTCATACAATGCCGCAGGCGAGCAAATTAGAGCTCAGTATGCTGAAAATATTGTGACGACCAAGTACGATGCCTGGGGAAGAAAATCGGAATTGAACGATCCGTCTAATGGTCTGTATAAATATGAATATGATATATTTGGGCAGCCTAAAAAAATTATAAGCCCGAAAGGAACCAAAGAATATATCTATAATAATTTAGGAAAACTTATTACGCAAAAAGAAATATCTACTTCGGATGCAGGTCTGGCAACCAATAAGATAATTTCCTATACGTACGATAACAAAGGAAGGATAATATCTAAAGGTGGGACATCCAAAGGAAAAGCATATAGCTCAAATATTTCTTACGATTCTCAAGGAAGATTATTATCTGCTTCTGAAAGTAGTAATGGTAAATTTTTTATTCAAAAGGGAATTACTTATGATGATAAGGGAAGAGTTATTTCTTATGAAAAACAGCTCTTCTCCTCAGGAATGTTAACGAAAATACAGATTGAAAACATCTATGATGCATGGAATGGCGAATTATATCAGGTAAAAGACAAAGTAACAGGGAGAATCCTTTGGGAACTTCAGGAAACTAATGCAAAAGGTAAAATCGTAAGATCTAAGTTAGGATCAGCAAATGTTACTAATACCTATGATAACAACGGTTTCTTAACGAATGTCAATCATTCATCAGCAGTAAAGCCTGGCATTTTACAACTTTCCTACTCTTTTGATGCTATAAAGAATGAACTAAAAAGTAGAACAACAGGCGGGGATTTCAATATTGTAGAATCATTTGATTACGATGATAATAACCGTTTGGTAAACTGGACAAATCCGGTAACAGGGGTTAAGCCTTCGTTAAACAGAAACGTTTATGATATAAAAGGTAGGATCATTGAAAACGATCAGGTAGGAACTATGAAGTACGAAAATTCTGCCAAGATTTATCAGCCTACAGGCATGACTCTGAATGCAACAGGAACTCAGAATTATAACAATGATTTAATACAGAACATTACTTATAATGAAAACAATGATCCTGTATTCATCGATGGAATGAAAGGGGATGTCGCATTCCAGTACGGGCTTACCGCCATGAGACAGAGAGTGACCTATGGTGGAAACTTTACAGATGATACTGATGGTAAATTTACCAAATATTATAACGAAGACGGAAGTTTTGAAGTACAGGTAAACAATACTACAGGAAAAGAAAAACATATTCTTTATATTGGAGGAAGCCCATATGAAAGTAATATCGTATTTTTAAGAAACTTTGACGAGGCCAACGGATCTTATAAATTCTTACATAAAGATTATATCGGAAGCATATTAGCTATCAGTGATGAATCAGGAAACAAACTTGAGCAAAGGCACTTTGATGCGTGGGGTAATTTTACCCATTTGCAGATAGGGAACGGAGCGATAATTACAGATAAGAATACTATTGATAATACTGCATTATTATTAGACAGAGGATATACCAGTCACGAACATTTTACAGAAGTAGGAATTATCCACATGAACGGAAGATTGTACGATCCACTTTTGAGAAGATTCTTAAATGCAGATGAAAACATTCAGGAGCCATTTAATACCCAAAACTATAATAAGTATGGTTATGTGCTAAATAATCCATTGATATTTAGTGATCCTACAGGAGAATTTTTCTTTTTAGCACCGGTAATTGCTTGGGTGGTGGTAAATGCTGCTGCAATTGGTACAGGAGCATTAATAGGAGCGGCATTAAGTGTAGCGATGTATACGATCCAGGCCACGATAAATAACAATTGGACCTTAGGTGGATTTGCCAAAGCTATTGTAACAGGAGCTGTGACCGGAGCTGTCTCCGCTGGAGCAGGGCAGATATTCAGTGCCGGAACTTTTATAGCCACAGTCGGAAACGGAGCTGTTTCAGGTGCTGCAAGTGGTGGTGTGATGGCTTTGATCAACGGAGATAACTTTTTAAAAGGATTAGTAAAAGGGGCGGTAATTGGCGGAGCTGTAGCTGCGGTAAGTTATACAGTTAACTTTTTATGTAGCGCTAAAACAGAGAAAATTAAAGAGTCTGATCTCGATCTATCAGACAGTCAAAGTTCAACTGAAATAGCAAATACAACAACGTCAACCGATCCAGATGTTTTAAATGACAGAATTAAAACTTTTAGAAAAAATAATTATTCAGATGAACAAATTAAAAGGTATGGTGTAGCTGCAGATAAACTTGATGAATCAAGCATAAATAATACCGGGCAGTATATGGATGGCGGTTTTATTGCAGAAACGAGATTGAATTTTAATTTCATAAAAAATACTTCTGATATTACGTATTCTGCTCGTGCAGCAAATAATTCGTATCTTCTAGGAAAGACTATGGCCCATGAAACTGCACATGCCTATGTAAATAAAATAACCAGATTAATACCTGGTTCAGGAAACCGAATTGGTTCAGGGTTGAAAGAAGGGCGATTAGATACAGTAGAACATATAGCCATTAAGAAACTGGAAAATACATACTATAATCTTAATCTTCCGGGGATGGATATGGGTAAGCTCAATATTATTCCATTAAAAGAAATAGATAAAGTCATAAAAGGACTATCGCCTACAATGCAGGCACAGGTGCAGTCTTGGACTGAAAAGTTATTTGAAGTTTTTAACAGAAAAGTTACATATCAGGGACTCACATGGTAA
- a CDS encoding cell wall anchor protein has translation MKRTLLLAGFILSPMVFSQVLSTQTRNDAGAPTTASGFYEANVPVNYPAGASDWWHLLDVRHSNANNNFGMQFAGSFFNQDLYFRKTNNNASQPWMRAVLEDPSGNVKIGKNDASNSEASLRVFKSDGTYVEIANSLGTFQIARSVCNDCWATGARTGDTIFRTLATGSGGSQNLLFSIPNNGNDGGSYVGFEDNHNGVWAKFFNNATARFNGKIFVKEVEVKANVWADYVFNKDYKLDSLEEVEKHIAEKGHLPNMPSASEVIVKGINVAEMDAKLMEKIEELTLYSIQQNKRIKKLEAENESLKIKSAEFEELKIKVSQFISEQNK, from the coding sequence ATGAAAAGAACTCTATTATTGGCAGGATTTATCTTAAGCCCAATGGTATTCTCACAAGTGTTAAGTACTCAAACAAGAAACGATGCCGGAGCTCCAACTACAGCAAGCGGTTTTTATGAAGCTAATGTACCGGTTAATTATCCGGCAGGAGCATCTGATTGGTGGCATTTATTAGATGTTAGGCATTCTAATGCAAATAATAATTTCGGGATGCAATTTGCGGGAAGTTTTTTTAACCAGGACCTGTATTTTAGAAAAACTAATAATAATGCATCTCAACCATGGATGAGAGCGGTTTTGGAAGATCCTTCTGGGAATGTGAAAATCGGAAAAAATGATGCCTCCAATTCTGAAGCCAGTTTGAGAGTATTTAAATCTGACGGAACCTATGTTGAAATTGCTAATTCATTGGGAACGTTTCAAATAGCAAGATCTGTATGTAATGATTGCTGGGCAACCGGTGCACGTACAGGAGATACAATATTCAGGACTTTAGCTACCGGATCAGGAGGCTCCCAAAATTTATTATTTTCAATTCCTAATAATGGGAATGACGGGGGTTCTTATGTTGGTTTCGAAGATAATCATAATGGAGTGTGGGCCAAATTTTTCAACAATGCAACTGCAAGATTTAATGGGAAAATATTTGTTAAAGAAGTGGAAGTTAAAGCTAATGTTTGGGCTGATTACGTTTTTAATAAAGATTACAAATTAGACTCATTAGAAGAAGTTGAAAAGCACATTGCAGAGAAGGGGCATCTGCCAAATATGCCATCAGCATCTGAAGTAATTGTAAAAGGAATAAATGTCGCAGAAATGGATGCAAAACTTATGGAAAAGATCGAAGAATTAACTCTATACTCTATTCAACAGAATAAAAGAATTAAAAAACTGGAAGCTGAAAATGAATCTTTAAAAATCAAATCAGCAGAGTTTGAAGAATTAAAAATCAAAGTCAGTCAATTCATTTCTGAGCAAAATAAATAA
- a CDS encoding IS3 family transposase (programmed frameshift): protein MKNSKFSEVQIIKILAEQNQGRTVNEICREHGISQPTFYKWKSKYGGLDVQQLSKMKELEKELSQYKKIVAELTLENVVMKDVIGKKALTPSEKRELVVYSGSEHGISIRNACRLFIINSSVFYYKRKKNNEDDKIREELILLAEQHQTWGFWTMHHRLRNLGFGWNHKRVYRIYKSMKLNLRSKRKKRLPARVKEPLLRPVYPNVTWSMDFMHDTLENGKSVRSLNIIDDFNREILNITIDTSLPSARVVSELEQLIDWRGKPETIRVDNGPEFIAEKLKDWCNKNEVALHYIQPGKPTQNSLVERFNRTFRTEFLDVYLFENISQMRHYSEIWMWMYNNERPHKSLQYLTPRDFLLKYGKLTQTKANEFPTFQQNFNNDNNKLLTKSSTFKCT, encoded by the exons ATGAAAAACAGTAAATTTTCAGAAGTTCAGATTATTAAGATTTTAGCTGAACAAAATCAAGGAAGAACCGTGAATGAGATTTGCCGTGAACACGGGATCAGCCAGCCGACATTTTACAAATGGAAGAGTAAATATGGTGGTTTGGATGTGCAGCAACTCTCTAAAATGAAGGAATTGGAAAAGGAACTCTCACAATATAAAAAGATCGTGGCTGAACTTACGCTGGAAAACGTGGTAATGAAAGATGTGATTG GCAAAAAAGCTTTAACACCTTCCGAGAAGCGGGAACTGGTCGTTTATTCCGGATCGGAACACGGAATAAGCATTCGGAATGCGTGTAGACTTTTTATCATAAACAGTTCGGTATTTTATTATAAAAGAAAGAAAAATAATGAGGATGATAAGATTCGGGAGGAGTTGATTTTGCTCGCAGAACAGCATCAGACCTGGGGATTTTGGACAATGCACCACCGTTTGAGAAATTTGGGTTTCGGGTGGAATCACAAACGGGTTTACAGGATTTACAAATCGATGAAACTGAATCTAAGAAGTAAACGAAAGAAACGGCTTCCGGCAAGGGTGAAAGAGCCTTTGCTTCGTCCTGTTTATCCTAACGTAACGTGGAGTATGGATTTTATGCACGATACTCTGGAGAATGGTAAAAGCGTTAGAAGCCTTAATATCATTGATGATTTTAACAGAGAAATTTTGAATATTACCATCGACACCAGTTTACCATCAGCAAGAGTTGTTTCTGAGCTGGAACAACTAATCGACTGGCGTGGGAAACCTGAAACGATAAGAGTTGACAATGGTCCAGAGTTTATTGCTGAAAAACTAAAAGACTGGTGCAATAAAAATGAAGTCGCGCTTCATTATATTCAGCCTGGAAAACCAACGCAAAACTCTTTGGTAGAAAGATTCAACAGAACTTTTCGGACAGAATTCTTAGATGTTTATTTATTTGAGAACATCAGTCAGATGAGACATTATTCGGAAATTTGGATGTGGATGTATAATAATGAGCGGCCTCACAAATCATTGCAATACCTCACGCCGAGGGATTTTTTATTGAAATATGGAAAACTAACCCAAACTAAGGCCAACGAGTTTCCCACATTCCAACAAAATTTTAACAACGACAACAATAAATTATTAACTAAAAGCTCTACTTTTAAGTGTACTTAA
- a CDS encoding Ig-like domain-containing protein, producing MKKYLLVLIGLIISSFSFAQKPVSRIYSDYAGYWNSSMSATIKPDNSHNLLAFTWDPDGTGPLPEKTFSTGVNNALLTNKGVSYTAGSYIALPVYTIPTPNSETYIGVGQLYGGAGNVSPLPVNNNLVQYLSDGIQGLDLGTALFNITSGSSISLNTLGIVPSSIGDNVPDLIFTQVGTINDTTLPDTFRFVNQSGQTVGTQYVVSFSTVPVIGSACWKFYHANTNPPTYSASTSSSCTRVIRVLAADWSEFGINSTNYSQAVQLIQTFSGSSDLAFIGAYNEQSITFAASFNGSVFNDNNAGTPDGIGYNGISMTLRSNGTFVKNTVTNSNGFYFFDNINTNTFPGPYTIEMTVPAGFSVVGNRVGTTSNIISAVLSTGSSQGNNFGINRPPVAANDTFSAPKNNLKTFNLIANDNDFDGGVLIPASINLIAPTNSINRISSGGNVKGFDISSQGNWKVDDFGILTFTPATNFYNTATTIQYTIKDNAGLISNTANINIDVNYCYKPGAGGNPASYTKLGISTLSERYRNWPEGPDISQGGIPNGFIALNSTDKGMVISRVLNSSVVPDPKKGMIVYDIASQCIKLYNGSVWNCIKRTCNESN from the coding sequence ATGAAGAAGTACCTCTTAGTTTTGATCGGATTGATCATTTCCTCATTCTCATTTGCTCAAAAACCAGTGTCACGAATCTATTCTGATTATGCAGGATACTGGAACAGTAGTATGAGCGCGACTATAAAGCCCGACAACAGTCATAACCTACTTGCCTTTACCTGGGATCCTGACGGAACAGGCCCATTACCCGAAAAAACATTTAGTACTGGTGTTAATAATGCATTACTAACCAACAAAGGAGTGTCTTATACTGCAGGAAGTTATATAGCATTGCCTGTATATACAATACCTACCCCTAATAGTGAGACTTATATTGGGGTTGGCCAATTATATGGCGGAGCGGGTAATGTCTCGCCTCTTCCTGTGAATAATAATCTGGTGCAATATCTTTCAGATGGAATTCAGGGGCTCGACTTAGGAACAGCGTTATTTAATATAACCTCAGGATCCAGCATAAGCTTGAATACTTTAGGAATTGTACCTTCATCGATCGGTGATAATGTTCCTGATTTAATTTTTACGCAGGTAGGTACAATCAATGATACTACATTACCTGATACTTTTAGGTTTGTGAATCAATCGGGTCAGACTGTAGGGACGCAGTACGTAGTTTCTTTCAGTACAGTTCCTGTTATTGGAAGTGCGTGTTGGAAATTTTATCATGCAAATACAAATCCTCCTACATACAGTGCGAGTACTTCAAGTTCCTGTACTAGAGTTATCCGTGTACTGGCGGCTGACTGGTCCGAATTTGGCATTAATTCTACAAACTATTCTCAGGCAGTTCAGCTAATTCAGACATTTTCCGGTTCATCAGATTTAGCATTTATCGGAGCCTATAATGAACAGTCTATTACATTTGCGGCAAGTTTCAACGGTTCTGTTTTTAATGATAATAACGCCGGTACTCCCGACGGTATTGGATATAATGGTATATCAATGACTTTGCGCAGTAACGGAACATTTGTAAAAAATACTGTTACCAACAGCAATGGATTTTATTTCTTTGATAATATCAATACCAATACTTTTCCAGGACCATATACTATCGAAATGACTGTTCCAGCAGGTTTTTCTGTTGTTGGAAATCGCGTTGGAACAACTTCTAATATAATATCTGCTGTACTTTCTACAGGATCTTCGCAAGGTAATAATTTTGGAATAAACCGACCACCCGTTGCGGCAAATGATACTTTTTCAGCACCTAAAAATAATCTGAAGACATTTAACTTAATAGCAAATGACAATGATTTTGATGGAGGCGTTTTAATTCCTGCAAGTATAAATCTTATTGCTCCCACTAATTCTATTAACAGAATCAGCAGCGGTGGAAACGTAAAAGGTTTTGATATTAGCAGTCAAGGCAACTGGAAAGTTGATGATTTTGGAATTCTGACTTTTACTCCAGCGACAAATTTCTACAATACAGCCACAACGATCCAGTATACCATTAAAGATAACGCAGGACTGATCAGCAATACCGCAAATATTAATATTGATGTTAACTACTGTTACAAACCTGGGGCTGGCGGTAATCCTGCTTCATACACGAAACTGGGCATATCGACATTGTCTGAACGTTATAGAAACTGGCCTGAAGGACCAGATATCTCTCAAGGCGGTATACCCAATGGTTTTATTGCTTTGAATTCTACCGATAAAGGGATGGTTATCAGCCGAGTTTTAAATTCATCAGTTGTGCCTGATCCTAAAAAAGGTATGATTGTCTATGATATAGCTTCTCAATGTATAAAATTATATAATGGTTCAGTCTGGAATTGCATTAAGAGAACCTGTAACGAATCTAACTAA
- a CDS encoding peptidoglycan-binding protein LysM, protein MIKQIAIAALSIGAFILGTNNVQAQNTTATTTVSITLNDVISIDAGSTAIAGAVAFNYATAADYNSEKTVAQANALKVTSTKNFNVKVKAGGASFVNGTNLIPVDVLTIKASAAAGTMGGTKSAVVLSATDQTLVANAPLGSALTLNLDYTIPAAKSSSSDILGKPAGTYTQTVTYTATAL, encoded by the coding sequence ATGATAAAACAAATCGCCATCGCAGCCTTAAGTATCGGAGCATTCATACTGGGAACTAATAATGTTCAGGCTCAGAATACTACCGCAACCACTACGGTAAGCATCACGCTGAATGATGTCATCTCTATTGATGCGGGAAGTACTGCCATTGCCGGTGCTGTTGCCTTTAACTATGCTACTGCTGCGGATTATAATTCGGAGAAAACAGTGGCCCAGGCCAACGCCCTGAAAGTAACCTCAACAAAGAATTTTAATGTAAAGGTAAAAGCAGGCGGTGCGAGCTTCGTGAACGGAACCAACCTGATCCCGGTAGATGTTTTAACCATCAAAGCTTCAGCAGCTGCAGGAACTATGGGTGGAACAAAAAGTGCTGTAGTTTTATCGGCAACAGATCAGACTTTAGTAGCCAATGCTCCTCTTGGAAGCGCCTTGACCCTGAATCTGGACTATACCATTCCAGCGGCGAAATCATCATCTTCTGATATTTTAGGAAAACCGGCCGGAACGTATACTCAAACAGTAACTTATACGGCAACAGCTTTATAA